From the genome of Salvia splendens isolate huo1 chromosome 7, SspV2, whole genome shotgun sequence:
CAGGTATTCTTTTGCTCTTATAAATGCACTATGTTTATTGCTTGATATCGATTGGCTCTGGAATTTTTTATGTGGGCTGTTTTGGAGAGTTATCAGGTGTTTGTGTTTCCCCCTCTTTCTGTATGAGTGAGGGGTAGTGCTTATAGAGATGCATATATGGACATTGGAGATCAATAGTGATTGTATAACAGTTTAAGAAATGTCTAAGTTAACTGTTCCAGCAATATGTGATTGTTTTGTATGTTGCATATTATTTGAGTAGCTGCATTATATCAGTTAGATATTGTGAAGAATTCATGAGCTTACTTTTATAATGTTGTTGCTCATCTATATGGAATCCAAAGCTCGCGTAGTCGTGTTCAGTTAATGCTTTATCATGTAAACATCTCATGCCtgtttcatttttttggttTAGCAATATGTAGAGAGTGGAGAATTTATTTTGGTGGATTTTAGAACAATTCatgagaaaaaaattatatagtcATCCCTGATAAGCCATGAGGTCAAATTGTGCCAGGTGCTTAAAAGATCTATCGGACAAGATGGGAACTAGTTCGTGGGAGCTCTTTCCCCAATCTCATTCTTATCGCGTGCCAAGTGATGCCTCACTTCACTCAATTTCGTTGCCTGTTCTTGCCAATGTCAAGTGTAAGCACCCCGACATACTTTCAGCTGCAGTACCTTTTTAACCTCTCAAGAATTTAgtaagtattttatttctttacgtGTTTGATTCTTCACAGTGAGTAGCAGTGAAGGGAAGAGTGATATTCAGTCCATGCATGATACCTCCAGCAGCTTAAATGATATTGATCAGGAGCTAAAGGGTAATTATGCGGTTGGAAGCTTGCTCCCCGATGATGAGGATGAACTCCTAGCTGGGATAATGGATGATTTTGAGGCCAATTGGTTGCCCAATATAGTAGATGATACAGAGGAATACGATCTTTTTGGTGGAGGAGGTCTAGAATTGGAATCTGATCCCCAAGAAAACTCGAGAGTAGGTTCTTCTACTCTTAGTTTATCCAATGATGGCATTGGCAACACAGTGGCTCATTCCAATCAAACTAATGGCGTGGGCACAGTTGCTGGGGAACACCCTCTAGGAGAGCATCCTTCCAGAACATTATTTGTTCGCAATATCAATAGTAACATTGAGGATGCAGAACTTAGAACACTCTTTGAGGTATTCATGCTACCTCAGTGGATATCTTGGATTCTTGGTATTTTCTTCTTTTACAATTTACATTAcaataaaattgttttttttcttgtttatttCTGCAATATCTGTATTCAATGCCCAGGTTTTGGTATTTCTTGTTTTTCCTGCATCGGTTGCCATTGGCTTTAATTTGATTATAGCTATCACATATGGTCTAACTAAGAAAGTCTGAGATGTTAGTTGTAAGCACCGGGACTTCTGAAAATGAAACACTTAATGGACTCTCCCTGCGTTCTCATTTCTGTTTCATCATTTTCAGCTGTATGGTGATATCAGAACATTGTACACTGCATCTAAACATAGGGGTTTTGTGATGGTTTCTTACTACGATATTCGTGCTGCTCGAACGGCCATGCGAGCATTGCAAAACAAGCCACTCCGGAGGAGAAAGCTAGATATTCATTTCTCAATTCCCAAGGTTTGATGTATATGCTTCGCTTGCATTCTTGTATTGTATCGTTGTCTCTGACAGTCCTCCCAAACTCTCCAATCCAGGAGAACCCTTCTGACAAGGAAATAAACCAAGGAACTCTGGTAGTATTTAATTTGGACCCATCAGTCACCAACGAGAACCTTCTACAAATTTTTGGGGCTTATGGCGAGGTCAAAGAGGTAGTCTTTTGTCTATTTCCACTACATATTTCTACACATGCCTGTGAAAAAACTTGATATTAATAGGGAACTTTTGCATCTCTGTGTTAAACAGATAAGGGAAACGCCACATAAGAAACATCataaatttattgaattttatgATGTCAGAGCTGCAGAAGCTGCCCTTAAATCCCTGAATAGAAGCGATTTAGCTGGAAAACGTATAAAGGTGGAACCTAGTCGGCCTGGTGGGGCACGTAGAAGGTTATATATTGATATGCGACTGTTTCTTCCTCTCACATACATTTCTCATGCAGTAAAAGTTGAATTCTTTAACTTTACGTTACCTTGTCTGTACCATTAGTTTGCTGCTGCATATGAATCACGAGGTTGAGAAAGATGAAAGGACCTTGCACAAAGTAGGCTTGCCTCTTGGGAATTCGCCCTCTGGTATGGCTCATAGGTGCTCAGATCAGTGGTAGTTATTTTGCTAGTTATCTTTGACACTTTTACTGTGTTCGTGCAGCTACGTGGCCTCACCTCAGCAGCCCTAATGTTGGAAGTCCTCTGCTAAACTTAAGTAAATCACCTGGTTTTAGTTCAGCAGGTAGCTGTTGGGGCAGGCAAGATACCTTTGAACTGTCTCATTCACTTCCAGAGCAGAAGTCGAGTCAGTTTGTCAGGTCTGATTCTTTCTTTGGTTCTTCGACTTTCAATGGATCCCCTTCCGTACCATTTTCTGGTCCAGAGCTTTACTGGGGAAGTTCATCCGAACAGACCAATTCTACACCAATAACTCAAGCTGTAAGGAATCCTTTTATATCTGGTGGTAATCACGGGAGTCTTTACAACTGGTCTCAAATCCAGCAGCATCATCACCGCTACCATGCTGGATCTGCTCCATCTGCTGTCCCCCTCCAACAAAAATTCGGCTATTTTCATGAGTCGCCCAGATCATCATTTGCTAGACCTGGTTGTGCACGTGCTGCTTACTTGGGCGACTTAAATGATTTCAGCTATCGTGATGTTACCAATTCCACTGTTCCTTTGATGAAGTCAGTATCAGTGGGAGAAGGATCCCCTGTTTCTAGCATGATATCATCTGCAAGACCGAGTCATGTGTTTCATGGTATTGCTCGTTTCCCCGGACCTGCAGCGTCAAACTGGGAGGCTTTGGCCGAACGTGGGAGGTCCCGACTCATTGACACCAATGGGATCCAAATAAATAACAAGAATCAATTTCAACTTGATATCGACAAGATTAGAACTGGTGAAGACACTCGAACAACTCTGATGATAAAAAATATCCCCAACAAGTACGTCCCTTAAATTAATGCTTTCGCTACATCTTCTTTGTTGCTAAAGAATTTTGACATTCATGGATTTTTTTCTAGATACACATCAAAGATGTTACTGGCTACCATTGATGAACATTGTAAAGGAACTTATGATTTTCTCTATTTGCCCATTGATTTCCAGGTCAACTTTCTTGCCAATTGTGGCTACTtcatctttattatttattcctTGCAATATGCCTCACACAACACTTCATTTCTTCTCAGAATAAATGCAACGTTGGTTACGCATTTATCAACCTTCTGTCTCCATTAAACATTATCCCATTTTATGAGGTCTGTCAAGAATTTTGCGTTGAATAAGGTCAATCATTTGATTGTATGGTAGATAGTCATCACTCCCAAATTTTGCTTTGTGCAGGCATTCAATGGAAAGAGGTGGGAGAAATTCAACAGCGAAAAAGTCGCTTATTTGGCATATGCTCGAATTCAAGGGAAGGCTGCCCTCGTTGCCCATTTCAAGCACACGACTTTGATGAACGAAGATAAGCACTGCAGGCCGATTCTCTTTGATTCAGAATtcctggagtccaacaataaggtaAAACCAACATTATGCTTGTTAATCACATCACCAACATCAAAACTATCAAATCATCAGCACATACCAATTGCTGCTTCTTGGTTTTCAATACTTCCCCAGAAAGCAAACCATCTTTTTGCTAGTTTTTTCTTTAGCATGCTTTCATCTCATTGCTGCTGTTGCAGGTCCTCCAAAAAAATGTTCCAGTCAATGTGAGCACCGGAGTTCAACAATCAAACGAAGGACAAGCAGGGAATCTGGCCGCTAGTGATCAAGATATGAGAGAGCAGTAATGGGGAATGCATCAGGGTAAAGAAGAGACACTTTTCTCATTAGTGGAAAATTTTGGGACAATAGTTCCATTGATGTCAAGTGTTTGTATTTAGATTCTTGTTTGAAGTAATCAAATTAggtttgatgttttttttttttatcaaatctgATGATTATCTTAGCTAGTCAGATGGCCTCTATAACTCTAGTGAGAACCTTAATTATGTACATGAGTGATTATGTATATCTAAATATGGagagattttaattttattaccaTACGAACATAAGCAGTAACTTAATCTATAAtagaaacaaaatcaatttgaatataaacaataaaattagaatgtttgaattgaaaaaaatcaataattacTGCAGCAAACCATAGCAAGCTCGGCATAGCAAGCGGACAGCGCAGGCGAGTGACAATGCTACAAGGTATGGCGATGAGGCAGGCGAGGCGGAGGTGCGGCGAGTGAGGCCGTGTTTATAACTTTGAAGTGGTAGCATATATTTGAGATAGAAACCTAAGTTTATATGCTTTTGAAAACCTACTTAATCtacattttgtattttattttatcgaaAAAAATGATCAATAATGGTTCTCTATTTAATTATCGACTTAAATCCTAACCTATTGGATTGAGAAAAAATGTTTTATCAACTGAACTACACTTCATcgtctttttattttagtttgttttattgTACGGCATGTGTTTAAATAAACCATAAGCTTggtttttgaattaaaatttatagataatttataatagaaatatctaggaataaattgtaattaaaatatatagataatttataatagaaatatctaggaataaatagaaaatggagtgtaagaaaaaagtagagaattctagaagagaaaaaaataggatGAAAACTTTAGAACATATACATATGTAGTCTATATATACGCCTACTGCGaatatattttgtaatattttgtaGATGTTAAGTTTTGCAAGCTTAGTTTGTTTTAGTTTTCAAATTGAATTAATGATAAAgtgatattttaaattaaattttaaaaaattaattgaaccTTGCATCGCAAGGGAGAAAGATACTagtaaatatttaacggtatgATTTTATCCGGTGAATTTTAAAAATCTCTTTATCCCTCACTCTATATATACTTGACGAAGATGGCAGCGATGAAATCTAATGTGGACTCTCAGCAGCAACCAGAGCTGTTATACCTTCGGAACTTGGGACTTCAGTAAGTTCAAAAAACTTGCAACAACTTCATAAGGAGAAGGAGAATGAGAAGAGATCAGAGATCCAAATGAACAACTGATTGACCAGAAGATGCGGAATAAAGAAGCGGAATCTTCACTAATCAGTTTGAGTTGAAGATGCTAATCAGGGTTTATCTTGAATTGAGTagtagtgtgtttttttttatctgaATTGAGTAGTAGTGTTCTTAATTGGAACTTGAGCATTTTTCTGTTTCAATACTCCCTCTAAGGAAGATTATCTCTTCCTTAGTTGACACGGATTTTATAtaactttattttatatgttaagtagatggaataaaataaaagaaaaaataaaataaataataaaagtgtTCCCATTATTATTGGTGAGTCATCTTAactgaaaaaaagaaaatgggtCATCTTTGGAATGGATGGAAGGTTACTTTTGCtcttttacaatttttatttgTAGACTATGGGCCCATTATTATTAAACAGATTTCCACAACCATATCATTATTTACGCAATTCagtatatttaattaaagatataATTTCTCTTTAAAATTGATGGGAAAATGATCTCCCTATACTCCAATCTAATACTACTGCTATTAATTTACCACATTATATTATTTTCacatttatttaagaaatatcataTCTAATACTATTAATTTACTACAGTATGTTATTTTCacatttatttaagaaatatcatGGATTGAGCATTACTGTaattaggccacccgcaacgcgtctaGCAGGTGGCTCATATCTCGTCAtgccgagacgagacggcggcgagacgcgttgcagcgccccgtctcgtcccggtctcgccgagacgcccgtcccactgAGACACCTCGCGGACTGTCTCGCCACTCGCTTgtgcgacgtggcgcgctccgccgccatgcgtgacgccaactcgccggcccgcgagtgagcatcgtcatgctgacgcaataaatcatttttttttaaaattcaaatttaattaaaatataaataaataaaaaatcaaaaatagtaatattactgtttttcgaccgttttccttttttttatttttattttatttttttactctataaatactcctatttcatcctcatttcacacatcaaatcctccaaatcatctccatttcctctccaattttcatctaacctctcatcacaaaatgtccggcgacagaaactctggcggtggcggctccggcgggtttgacatcaacgcatttggcgactggggggcatgtacaacgtgttgggtggttccggttccggttcgtctacgccgggcacccagggctcgtcgacgccgggggtaccaaccaccccattttgatgtggatgcatacactcgtccctccgccccgaggtattcgcatggattatcccaaattcgggaagattatccggatgaaccctatccggaaggaggacgatgcggtggaagctccagggcattcgacgccatggaggaagaggcggaggcggccgaggaggataaGGATGTAGGCCGGaatccgtacagccgcaaggacacgatgacggtgtacaacgcctggatcagcgtctcatactatcccatcgtcgggaatcaataatcccggaagtgcttctgggaaaaggtcaccgaagCCTACAACGAGATCAAGGAAAgagggtcccgccgccgcacattgaagatgctccgccctcactttgaccgagtcgacagggaggttaaaaaattctgcggcatctacaagaacgaaGTGGCttattaccaaagcggagccacgggagtcgacattctgagatcggctttgcgagtccacttcgacgacaccggcaaagaattcagacatgtcgatgtctgggaggccgtcaaagacaaggaaaggtgggccggcggtgtgcggtccagctcgagctcgacctcgaagcgcacgaagcacaggCAGGtagccaatactcgtctagtgggggcggttcaggcagcgctgcacaagaggctgcctcgcatgaggttgagggcacggcagacgatgccgAGGGGTCCTctcgtgggcgccgtcggccgcaagggaccaaggcggcgaaggcggccagagggaggaggggccgaggcaaATCAAGCAAGGTGGGCTCGGGCTCGGTCTCgagctcgaacaccctattgtccatgtacttaaccgccacgatggcggacacttcccgcatgacgcctccacaataccaagccatcttgccggaattgagtatatggcatgacaaattggtattccacctctaggtagcttgagtgcaccgccaccgtcTTCAGGAGATGATtcaccggcggagtagttttttttaatttctataaaattatattttatttatttattttgcacgaatttaattatgcattttttaaggattttaagttgtgtttttattttatttaatgaagtgtgttttttattaattgaatttgttggaaaaaaaaataaaaatgaaattgaatgaatagtaaattaagagatggttaagagacggataagagacggaGGATtccaggttctgtctcttagttaagagatggagtgaaaagtacagtgggcccatgaatagttaaaggatgaggcggttaagagacggataaggccacccgcaacgcgtcacgcgggtggcccggaATCCGTCACGCAGGGACGGGACGGCATCGCGCTgccgtcccgtctcgtccccagcccgtcaccatgaagtgaaaagtacagtggggccaatgaatagttaagggatgagacggttaagagacggataaggccacccgcaacgcgtcaagCGGGTGGCCCGGAACCCGTCACGCGGCCGTCCCTTCTCGTCCCCTGCCCGTCACCATCTCGTCACTAAACCCGTTCCGCCGGGACGTAACGCGGGACAGCTAGCCATGAGCcgcggcgacgtggcgcgctcccaggccCTGCGT
Proteins encoded in this window:
- the LOC121742634 gene encoding protein MEI2-like 2 isoform X1, which gives rise to MGTSSWELFPQSHSYRVPSDASLHSISLPVLANVKLSSSEGKSDIQSMHDTSSSLNDIDQELKGNYAVGSLLPDDEDELLAGIMDDFEANWLPNIVDDTEEYDLFGGGGLELESDPQENSRVGSSTLSLSNDGIGNTVAHSNQTNGVGTVAGEHPLGEHPSRTLFVRNINSNIEDAELRTLFELYGDIRTLYTASKHRGFVMVSYYDIRAARTAMRALQNKPLRRRKLDIHFSIPKENPSDKEINQGTLVVFNLDPSVTNENLLQIFGAYGEVKEIRETPHKKHHKFIEFYDVRAAEAALKSLNRSDLAGKRIKVEPSRPGGARRSLLLHMNHEVEKDERTLHKVGLPLGNSPSATWPHLSSPNVGSPLLNLSKSPGFSSAGSCWGRQDTFELSHSLPEQKSSQFVRSDSFFGSSTFNGSPSVPFSGPELYWGSSSEQTNSTPITQAVRNPFISGGNHGSLYNWSQIQQHHHRYHAGSAPSAVPLQQKFGYFHESPRSSFARPGCARAAYLGDLNDFSYRDVTNSTVPLMKSVSVGEGSPVSSMISSARPSHVFHGIARFPGPAASNWEALAERGRSRLIDTNGIQINNKNQFQLDIDKIRTGEDTRTTLMIKNIPNKYTSKMLLATIDEHCKGTYDFLYLPIDFQNKCNVGYAFINLLSPLNIIPFYEAFNGKRWEKFNSEKVAYLAYARIQGKAALVAHFKHTTLMNEDKHCRPILFDSEFLESNNKVLQKNVPVNVSTGVQQSNEGQAGNLAASDQDMREQ
- the LOC121742634 gene encoding protein MEI2-like 2 isoform X2, whose protein sequence is MQNLEHSLRYSCYLSGYLGFLLYGDIRTLYTASKHRGFVMVSYYDIRAARTAMRALQNKPLRRRKLDIHFSIPKENPSDKEINQGTLVVFNLDPSVTNENLLQIFGAYGEVKEIRETPHKKHHKFIEFYDVRAAEAALKSLNRSDLAGKRIKVEPSRPGGARRSLLLHMNHEVEKDERTLHKVGLPLGNSPSATWPHLSSPNVGSPLLNLSKSPGFSSAGSCWGRQDTFELSHSLPEQKSSQFVRSDSFFGSSTFNGSPSVPFSGPELYWGSSSEQTNSTPITQAVRNPFISGGNHGSLYNWSQIQQHHHRYHAGSAPSAVPLQQKFGYFHESPRSSFARPGCARAAYLGDLNDFSYRDVTNSTVPLMKSVSVGEGSPVSSMISSARPSHVFHGIARFPGPAASNWEALAERGRSRLIDTNGIQINNKNQFQLDIDKIRTGEDTRTTLMIKNIPNKYTSKMLLATIDEHCKGTYDFLYLPIDFQNKCNVGYAFINLLSPLNIIPFYEAFNGKRWEKFNSEKVAYLAYARIQGKAALVAHFKHTTLMNEDKHCRPILFDSEFLESNNKVLQKNVPVNVSTGVQQSNEGQAGNLAASDQDMREQ